One window from the genome of Esox lucius isolate fEsoLuc1 chromosome 23, fEsoLuc1.pri, whole genome shotgun sequence encodes:
- the sbf1 gene encoding myotubularin-related protein 5 isoform X2 translates to MNSEMARLADYFVVVGYDLDKRGGSEGQGRILQRFPEKDWEDNPFPQGIELFCQPNGWQLVPEREPPSFFVSVLTDINSERHYCACFTFWEGLDNPQLQKAETSEVDEDEVPGLIQPAQVFAPKSLVLVSRLDHTEVFRNCLGLIYTVHVDSLSVPLETVIGNLLTCVIPTAGGSQINESPVCSLNLSVPQALACDWLLGCFQDQPGQEEREESLRTITLGAGDRQVIQTPINDSLPVSGSSVAHLFRQLGIVNVLYLFCAALTEHKILFLSRSYQRLTDACRGLLAIMFPLKYSFTYVPILPGKLLEVLSTPTPFIIGVNSFFRSETQELVGSMTLDVIIADLDGGTVTVPECVHISLLPDPLLQQTQTALSMVLDPELETADHAFPPSSTQPSSLKIQDKEIRAVFLWLFAQLFHGYRWCLHIIRIHPEPVIRFHKAAFLGQRALTEDDFLMKVLDGMAFAGFISERGPPYRPTDLFDDLIANQVERIRQEECYPHKVMNHVKELAEQLFKNENPYPAVAMHKVQRPVESPGHGDPKNLTIFPLLDDVTVQLFIDHAAAKLKGAPPVVKAELKGMVPSGPPLGDIVDRHGHVLANSARRLEVVRNCITYIFDNKMLEAKKLMPAVLRALKGRAARVCLTQELNQHVLQNRAVLDDQQFDYIVRMMNCTLQDCSHMDEHGIAAALLPLVTAFCRKLGAGITQFAYSCVQDHMVWTNMQFWEAMFYSDVQNHIRALYLEADEGAQPSSESVPAGGQELLGALELASEQSRLWPALSKEQQSERVQKEESTVFSQAIHYANRMSYLLLPLDTSKNRLLNRTGIGDVESVSNSYVTNRYTNSIAGSMAESYDTESGFEDAESSDVANSVVRFINRFVDKVCNESGVTNEHLKALHTMIPDIVQMHIETLDAVHRESKRLPPIQKPKLLRPVLLLGEEFVMDGMRVHLLADGREEATGAMGGPPLLPAEGAIFLTTYRLIFKGTPHDPLVGEQVVTRSFPIASLTKEKRISVTMPMDQYIQEGLQLRSCTFQLLKIAFDEEVASDLAEVFRKHMHKLRYPQHVQGTFAFTVGQCGKTLVEHKTKDKNQSIKTLSKNLVKSAKRTIGRQYVTRKKYTPPTWENRGSLQSEPDEDDISVSEELDPSSLTLSSTIRSSDRQTMSNVVERACCRDYQRLGLGTLSNSLTRSKNEPFRISTVNRMYTVCRSYPGLLIVPQSIPDSTIQRISRCYRQNRFPVVCWRNSRTKAVLLRSAGLHAKGVVGFFKSPNASSAGTTHTKSPSQTDSTSLEQEKYMQAIISSMPSYSEPSGRNTLSGFTSTHMSTSESSDKLRQPKIGALMKQVMGGKDEVPGTFSRGALGQRARVISLSQPRVSGKARKSPGGKWGSIRGSGRLSAYNPDVGNRLASKESPQPNGGPSEALFFRQQRAYLYIIGDKTQLKGGKQDSFQQWEVVPIEVCDVRQVKNSFKKLMKACVPSSSTPDPSMSFHRCLEDSEWMCLVHKVLQVSVLVVELLDTGSSVMVSLEDGWDVTTQVVSLVQLLSDPYYRTFDGFRLLVEKEWLSFGHRFSHRGAQTLASQSSGFTPVFLQFLDCVHQIHLQFPMEFEFSQYYLKFLAYHYVSNRFRTFLLDSDYERIELGVLYEEKGERKNPQVCKSVWDYIDRLNKKTPIFFNYMFSPEDEEVLRPYSFVSNLKVWDFYTEETLSEGPSYDWELVQRGRQERLAEEVPSKPDTSTPKSHRHIIWPCYDSRIRAVPDAITKLLQDLQRLEAELGLPPEKWKETWDKIKATQRSEARLESRTSFNSSLLMSSNLSHQRRSQGVYLQESGVGSSINLSMDCEASSSVPPVAGRPSTSTLYSQFQSTESENRSFEGILYKRGALLKPWKPRWFVLDKTKHQLRYYESRQDKECTGVIELAEVESVIPGTPTMGAPKHIPEKGFFDLKTTKRVYNFCAQDSLNAQLWMDSIQSCLSDA, encoded by the exons gGGGCAGTGAGGGGCAAGGTCGCATTCTCCAGCGCTTCCCTGAGAAAGACTGGGAGGACAATCCTTTTCCACAAGGCATAGAACTG ttctGTCAACCTAACGGATGGCAGTTGGTTCCAGAGAGGGAACCCCCGTCGTTCTTTGTGTCGGTTCTGACTGATATCAACTCAGAGCGTCACTACTGTGCCTGCTTCACGTTCTGGGAGGGCCTGGACAACCCCCAG TTGCAGAAGGCCGAGACCAGCGAGGTGGATGAGGATGAGGTCCCAGGACTGATCCAGCCTGCCCAGGTTTTTGCCCCCAAGAGCCTGGTGCTGGTGTCTCGTCTGGACCACACTGAGGTCTTCCGG AACTGTTTGGGCCTCATCTATACTGTGCATGTGGACAGCCTCAGTGTTCCCTTGGAAACGGTGATCGGAAACCTCCTTACATGTGTCATACCCACTGCTGGTGGTTCTCAG ATAAATGAGTCCCCAGTATGTAGTTTAAATCTTTCCGTTCCGCAAGCCCTAGCCTGTGACTGGCTACTGGGCTGCTTTCAGGACCAG CCTGgccaggaggagagagaggagagcttG agGACTATAACGTTGGGGGCGGGCGATCGGCAGGTCATTCAGACGCCCATCAACGACTCCCTTCCTGTCAGTGGCAGCAGCGTAGCCCACCTCTTTAGACAACTCG GTATAGTGAACGTCCTCTATCTGTTCTGTGCTGCCCTGACGGAACACAAGATCCTGTTTCTGTCCAGGAGCTACCAGAGACTAACAGATGCCTGCAGAGGTCTACTGGCCATTATGTTCCCCCTCAAATAcag TTTTACGTATGTCCCCATCCTTCCGGGAAAACTCCTGGAAGTGTTGAGCACTCCCACGCCCTTCATCATCGGGGTCAACTCCTTCTTCCGCTCCGAGACCCAGGAACTGGTGGGTAGCATGACC TTGGACGTGATCATCGCTGACCTGGACGGAGGCACGGTGACCGTCCCGGAGTGTGTCCACATCTCCCTGCTCCCCGACCCGCTCTTACAGCAGACGCAAACCGCCCTCTCAATG GTGCTGGACCCAGAGCTGGAGACAGCTGACCATGCCTTCCCCCCATCGTCCACTCAAccctcctcactcaaaatccaG GATAAGGAGATCCGGGCCGTGTTTTTGTGGCTGTTCGCCCAGCTGTTCCACGGCTATCGCTGGTGTTTGCACATCATCCGCATACACCCGGAGCCAGTCATCCGCTTCCATAAG GCTGCGTTCCTGGGACAGAGGGCTCTGACGGAGGACGACTTCCTGATGAAGGTCCTGGATGGCATGGCGTTCGCTGGGTTCATATCGGAGAGAGGACCGCCTTACAGACCAACAGACCTGTTCGATGAC CTGATAGCCAATCAGGTGGAACGTATTCGCCAGGAGGAGTGCTACCCGCACAAAGTCATGAACCACGTTAAGGAGCTAGCCGAGCAGCtgttcaaaaat GAGAACCCCTATCCTGCCGTGGCCATGCATAAGGTGCAGCGGCCAGTTGAGAGCCCCGGTCACGGTGACCCCAAGAACCTAACCATCTTCCCCCTGCTGGATGACGTCACAGTCCAGCTCTTCATCGACCACGCCGCCGCCAAGCTCAAGGGTGCCCCGCCCGTGGTCAAGGCCGAACTCAAGGGCATGGTACCCTCCGGCCCTCCGCTGG GAGACATAGTGGATCGTCACGGTCATGTGCTGGCCAACAGCGCTCGCAGGCTGGAGGTGGTCCGGAACTGCATTACATACATCTTCGACAACAAGATGCTGGAGGCCAAGAAG CTTATGCCAGCTGTTCTGCGGGCACTGAAGGGCCGGGCAGCCCGCGTGTGTCTGACCCAGGAGCTTAACCAACATGTTCTGCAGAACCGAGCTGTTCTGGATGATCAGCAATTTGACTACATCGTCCGCATGATGAATTGCACCTTGCAG GACTGCTCACACATGGATGAACATGGTATCGCAGCTGCCCTGCTTCCTCTGGTCACAGCCTTCTGCAGA AAACTAGGTGCCGGCATCACCCAGTTCGCCTACAGCTGTGTTCAGGACCACATGGTGTGGACCAACATGCAGTTCTGGGAAGCTATGTTCTACAGTGATGTTCAGAACCACATCAGAGCCCTGTACCTGGAGGCAGATGAGGGAGCGCAGCCCAGCTCT GAGTCGGTTCCAGCCGGAGGTCAGGAGCTCCTGGGTGCCCTGGAGCTGGCGTCGGAGCAGAGTCGACTGTGGCCGGCGCTCAGCAAGGAGCAGCAGAGTGAGCGCGTGCAGAAGGAGGAGAGCACGGTGTTCAGCCAGGCCATCCACTACGCCAACCGCATGTCCTACCTGCTGCTGCCCCTGGACACAAGCAAGAACCGCCTCCTCAACCGGACCGGCATCGGGGACGTGGAGAGTGTCAGCAACAGCTATGTCACCAACAGGTACACTAACAG CATTGCTGGCAGCATGGCGGAGAGCTACGATACGGAGAGTGGCTTTGAGGACGCAGAGAGCTCCGACGTGGCCAATTCTGTGGTGCGTTTCATCAACCGATTCGTAGACAAGGTGTGCAACGAGAGCGGGGTGACCAACGAGCACCTGAAGGCTCTACACACCATGATACCAG ACATTGTTCAGATGCACATCGAGACGTTGGATGCAGTCCATAGGGAGAGTAAGCGACTGCCGCCGATCCAAAAG CCTAAGCTGCTGAGGCCTGTTCTCCTGCTGGGGGAGGAGTTTGTGATGGACGGCATGCGGGTACACCTGTTGGCAGACGGCCGGGAGGAAGCCACCGGGGCCATGGGGGGTCCCCCGCTGCTCCCTGCCGAGGGGGCCATCTTCCTCACCACTTACCGCCTCATCTTCAAGGGCACGCCCCACGACCCTCTGG TGGGTGAGCAGGTTGTGACTCGGTCTTTCCCCATCGCCTCCCTGACCAAGGAGAAGAGGATCTCAGTCACTATGCCAATGGACCAGTACATACAGGAGGGCCTGCAGCTCCGCTCCTGCACTTTCCAG TTGCTGAAGATCGCTTTTGACGAGGAGGTGGCGTCGGACCTGGCCGAGGTGTTCCGGAAGCACATGCACAAGCTCCGCTACCCCCAGCACGTCCAGGGGACCTTTGCCTTCACCGTTGGCCAGTGTGGCAAGACGTTGGTGGAACACAAGACCAAGGACAAGAACCAGTCAATAAA AACACTTTCCAAAAACCTGGTGAAGAGTGCCAAGAGGACCATCGGGCGACAGTACGTGACCAGGAAGAAGTATACACCTCCCACCTGGGAGAACCGGGGCAGCTTGCAGTCCGAGCCGGATGAGGACGACATTTCAG TCTCAGAGGAGCTGGACCCGAGCTCACTGaccctctcctccaccatccGCTCCTCGGACAGACAGACCATGAGCAACGTGGTTGAGCGGGCCTGTTGTCGTGACTACCAGCGCCTGGGTCTGGGCACGCTCAGTAACAGCCTGACTCGCTCCAAGAACGAACCGTTCCGCATCTCCACGGTCAATCGCATGTACACTGTCTGCAGGAG CTACCCTGGCCTGTTGATCGTGCCCCAGAGTATCCCCGACTCCACCATCCAGCGCATCTCCCGCTGCTACCGGCAGAATCGTTTCCCCGTGGTGTGCTGGAGGAACTCCCGTACCAAGGCGGTGCTGCTGCGCTCAGCAGGCCTCCACGCCAAGGGAGTGGTGGGCTTCTTCAAGTCGCCCAACGCTTCCAGCGCCGGTACGACCCACACCAAAA GCCCCTCCCAGACCGACTCAACCAGCCTGGAGCAGGAGAAGTACATGCAGGCCATCATCAGCTCCATGCCCTCCTACTCTGAACCCAGTGGTAGGAACACACTCAGCGGATTCACCTCCACTCACATGAGCACCTCAG AGTCATCAGATAAGCTGAGGCAGCCTAAGATTGGCGCTTTAATGAAACAAGTGATGGGAGGAAAGGATGAAGTCCCTGGAACCTTCAGCCGAGGAG CTCTGGGTCAAAGGGCGAGggtcatctccctctctcagcccAGGGTTTCAGGCAAAGCCAGAAAATCCCCTGGAG GGAAGTGGGGCAGTATCCGAGGCAGTGGCCGCCTGAGTGCCTACAACCCCGACGTGGGGAACCGTCTGGCCAGTAAAGAGTCCCCCCAGCCCAACGGGGGGCCCAGCGAGGCCTTGTTCTTCCGACAGCAGAGGGCCTACCTCTACATCATCGGGGACAAGACACAGCTCAAG GGAGGGAAGCAGGATTCCTTCCAGCAGTGGGAGGTGGTGCCCATAGAAGTGTGTGACGTGCGGCAGGTGAAGAACAGCTTCAAGAAGCTGATGAAGGCGTGTGTGCCCAGCTCGTCCACCCCAGACCCCAGCATGTCATTTCACCGCTGTCTGGAGGATTCCGAATGGATGTGCCTG gtgcatAAGGTCTTGCAGGTGTCTGTCTTGGTGGTGGAGCTCCTGGATACAGGCTCGTCAGTCATGGTCAGCCTGGAGGATGGTTGGGACGTCACTACTCAG GTGGTGTCCCTGGTGCAGCTCCTATCAGACCCATACTACCGGACGTTCGACGGCTTCCGCCTGCTGGTGGAAAAGGAGTGGCTATCGTTTGGCCACAGGTTCAGTCACCGCGGTGCCCAAACCCTGGCCAGCCAGAGCAGTGGCTTCACCCCGGTCTTCCTGCAGTTTCTCGACTGTGTGCACCAG ATCCACCTGCAGTTCCCCATGGAGTTTGAGTTCAGTCAGTACTACCTGAAGTTCTTGGCCTACCACTATGTGTCCAACCGCTTCAGAACCTTCCTGCTGGACTCGGACTACGAACGCATCGAGCTTG GGGTTTTGTATGAGGAGAAGGGAGAGCGGAAGAACCCACAGGTATGCAAGTCAGTGTGGGATTACATCGACCGACTCAACAAGAAAACCCCCATCTTCTTCAACTACATGTTCTCACCAGAGGACGAGGAG GTCCTGAGACCGTACAGCTTTGTGTCAAACCTGAAGGTGTGGGACTTCTACACGGAGGAGACCCTCTCTGAAGGCCCGTCGTACGACTGGGAGCTGGTCCAGAGGGGCCGACAGGAGAGGCTTGCCGAGGAGGTGCCGAGCAAACCAGACACCAGTACCCCGAAGTCCCATCGCCACATCATCTGGCCCTGCTACGACAGCCGTATCCGGGCGGTGCCCGACGCCATCACCAAACTGCTGCAG GACCTACAGAGGCTGGAGGCCGAGCTGGGGCTGCCGCCGGAGAAGTGGAAGGAAACCTGGGACAAGATCAAGGCCACCCAACGGTCCGAGGCCAGGCTGGAGAGCAGG ACGTCGTTCAACAGCTCCCTGCTCATGTCGTCCAACCTGAGTCACCAGCGGCGCTCTCAGGGCGTGTACCTGCAGGAGAGTGGCGTGGGCTCCTCCATTAACCTGTCCATGGACTGTGAGGCCAGCTCCTCTGTCCCCCCCGTGGCGGGGCGTCCCAGCACCAGCACCCTGTACAGTCAGTTCCAGAGCACCGAGAGCGAGAACAG GAGTTTTGAGGGCATCCTGTATAAGAGAGGCGCGCTGTTGAAACCTTGGAAACCCCGCTGGTTTGTGCTGGACAAGACCAAACATCAG CTGAGATACTATGAGAGCAGACAGGACAAGGAGTGTACGGGGGTGATTGAGCTGGCGGAGGTGGAGTCTGTCATTCCAGGCACGCCCACCATGGGAGCGCCCAAACACATACCGGAGAAAGGCTTCTTCGAC CTCAAAACGACCAAACGAGTGTATAACTTCTGTGCACAGGACAGCCTCAACGCTCAGCTGTGGATGGACAGTATTCAGAGCTGCCTCTCCGACGCCTGA